In one window of Lewinella sp. 4G2 DNA:
- a CDS encoding PVC-type heme-binding CxxCH protein, translating into MRNLLIFSLALLFMQCGDPKPEPVLTLNPDDHIALVGGNLCSRMMEFGHFETELHLRFPEHNLVIRNMCDGGNTPGFQPHSARMEPWAFQGANAFYEDTGLDRDSDPQGDFPTPDEWLERVEADVILGFFGWSESFDGPDRLETFKEELAAWIEWNTFSEWNGESEARIALVSPTYFQNVTDRLDVPEGTLENKNLALYTEAMREVAAENGIPFIDLFDVTEDWFSGNNDMTTDGVQLTDEAYAKLAPYLADHLFGGDAKESLREEIHTLVNDKNWYWQNDYKIPNGVHVYGRRHTPFGPDNYPMELKKIQEMTMIRDTAIWMALQGKEMDIAAADAKTYTLPPVETNYSLVEEGEEAKYLYGEEAMSTFTVADGFKMELFASEEDFPELANPCQMSFDNKGRLWVACMPTYPHYKPGDSKPNDKLVIIEDADNDGKADKTTVFADDLHVPVGFEFAPEGVYVSQGTNLVLLKDTDGDDRYDEKEIVLSGFDDHDTHHTTSAFTTDPSGAIIMGEGIFLHTNVETPYGPVRATNGGFYRFQPQKRHLERFAQIPIPNPWGTAFDQWGQPFFLHTSDPAVRWMAPSTIRNHYGTQAPMSRELIPDDHRVRPTSGVEFVSSRHFPEEMQGDMIYNNTIGFLGTKQFSIEDDGTGYKMAFRQDLLRGTDTNFRPVDLEFAPDGSLYIVDWHNVLVGHMQHNARDPLRDHVHGRIYRITYPSRPLVEPAQIDGAPIATLLDNLKLPEYRTRYRTQRELRGRDADEVKSAVEAWVAGLDANDPNYERWMLEGLWATWGANNVSQEVLEKVLAAKDYRVRAGAVQVLRYAGDQIEGATNMLNALAADEHGRVRLNAVTAATWLPEDAGRMVINTAQQHPIDDWMEPTFTAAPKFLTGEGLKISKGSEIVVNHLKGADLEQFSAGWDIYHEDGSCMTCHQKTGKGLNASGFPPIAGSSWVEGDPKVLAKILLKGLIGPIVVNGREFPGQVPMTPYEDMLNDEQMANVMTYVRNAFGNRSSVISPEFVAKVRAEVEASGHKGYYKAEDLRPVNSKK; encoded by the coding sequence ATGCGTAACCTACTGATATTCTCCCTGGCCCTCCTGTTTATGCAGTGTGGTGACCCCAAACCCGAACCCGTCCTGACGCTGAACCCCGACGATCACATCGCGCTGGTGGGTGGTAATTTATGCTCCCGAATGATGGAGTTCGGCCACTTTGAGACGGAACTGCACCTGCGCTTCCCCGAGCACAATCTCGTCATCCGAAATATGTGCGACGGTGGCAACACCCCCGGCTTCCAACCCCACTCTGCGCGGATGGAACCCTGGGCCTTCCAGGGCGCGAACGCTTTCTACGAAGACACCGGCTTGGACCGTGATTCTGACCCTCAGGGCGACTTCCCCACCCCCGACGAATGGCTAGAACGCGTGGAAGCTGACGTGATCCTCGGCTTCTTCGGCTGGAGCGAATCCTTCGATGGGCCGGACCGCCTCGAAACCTTCAAGGAAGAACTCGCCGCCTGGATCGAATGGAACACTTTCTCCGAATGGAACGGCGAAAGCGAAGCCCGGATCGCCCTCGTCAGCCCCACCTACTTCCAGAACGTGACGGACCGGCTGGACGTGCCCGAAGGTACCCTCGAAAACAAAAACCTCGCCCTCTACACCGAGGCGATGCGCGAAGTGGCCGCCGAAAATGGCATCCCCTTCATCGATCTGTTCGACGTGACGGAAGATTGGTTCTCCGGCAATAACGATATGACCACCGACGGCGTGCAACTGACCGACGAAGCCTACGCCAAACTCGCTCCCTACCTGGCCGACCACCTTTTCGGCGGCGACGCCAAGGAGAGTCTGCGTGAGGAGATACACACACTCGTTAACGACAAGAACTGGTACTGGCAGAACGATTACAAGATTCCGAATGGCGTCCACGTCTACGGCCGCCGCCACACCCCCTTTGGCCCGGACAACTACCCGATGGAGCTGAAGAAGATCCAGGAAATGACCATGATCCGCGACACCGCGATCTGGATGGCCCTGCAGGGAAAAGAGATGGACATCGCCGCCGCCGACGCCAAAACCTACACGCTGCCGCCGGTGGAGACGAACTATTCCCTCGTCGAAGAAGGCGAAGAGGCGAAGTACCTCTACGGCGAAGAAGCGATGAGCACTTTCACGGTGGCCGACGGCTTCAAGATGGAGCTTTTTGCCTCCGAGGAAGACTTCCCCGAACTGGCCAACCCCTGCCAGATGAGTTTTGACAACAAGGGTCGCCTCTGGGTGGCCTGTATGCCGACCTACCCCCACTACAAACCGGGTGACTCCAAACCCAACGATAAACTCGTCATCATCGAGGATGCCGACAACGACGGGAAGGCGGACAAGACGACCGTATTTGCGGATGACCTCCACGTGCCCGTCGGTTTCGAGTTTGCGCCCGAGGGTGTCTACGTTTCCCAGGGTACCAATCTTGTGCTGCTGAAGGATACGGACGGCGACGACCGCTACGACGAAAAGGAGATCGTCCTTTCCGGCTTTGACGACCACGATACCCACCACACGACGAGTGCGTTTACGACGGACCCCTCCGGCGCCATCATTATGGGCGAAGGCATTTTCCTGCATACGAACGTGGAGACGCCGTACGGCCCCGTCCGGGCTACTAACGGTGGTTTCTACCGATTCCAGCCGCAGAAGCGTCACTTGGAGCGCTTTGCGCAAATCCCCATCCCGAACCCCTGGGGAACGGCGTTTGATCAGTGGGGCCAACCTTTCTTCCTGCATACCTCCGACCCGGCCGTGCGCTGGATGGCACCTTCCACGATCCGGAACCACTACGGTACGCAGGCGCCGATGAGCCGGGAGTTGATCCCTGACGACCACCGCGTGCGCCCAACTTCCGGGGTAGAATTCGTGAGTAGCCGCCACTTCCCGGAAGAGATGCAGGGGGACATGATCTACAACAATACCATCGGTTTCCTCGGTACGAAGCAGTTTAGCATCGAGGACGACGGCACGGGGTACAAGATGGCCTTCCGCCAGGATCTCCTAAGGGGCACGGACACCAATTTCCGCCCCGTTGATCTTGAATTTGCGCCGGATGGCTCCCTTTACATCGTCGATTGGCACAACGTGCTCGTGGGCCACATGCAGCACAACGCGCGGGATCCGCTGCGGGACCACGTCCACGGCCGTATCTACCGCATCACCTACCCGAGCCGCCCCTTGGTGGAGCCCGCTCAGATCGATGGTGCCCCCATCGCTACATTGTTGGATAACCTGAAGCTCCCCGAATACCGGACCCGCTACCGCACCCAACGGGAACTCCGTGGCCGCGACGCTGACGAGGTCAAATCCGCCGTCGAAGCCTGGGTAGCCGGACTCGATGCGAACGACCCGAACTACGAGCGCTGGATGCTCGAAGGCCTCTGGGCTACCTGGGGCGCGAACAACGTCAGCCAGGAAGTGCTCGAGAAGGTGCTGGCCGCCAAGGATTACCGCGTGCGCGCGGGTGCCGTCCAGGTACTGCGTTACGCCGGCGACCAGATCGAAGGCGCTACGAATATGCTGAATGCACTGGCCGCGGACGAGCACGGCCGCGTGCGCCTGAACGCCGTCACGGCCGCTACCTGGTTACCGGAGGACGCCGGCCGGATGGTTATCAACACCGCCCAGCAGCACCCGATTGATGACTGGATGGAGCCGACCTTCACGGCAGCGCCGAAATTCCTGACGGGTGAGGGCCTCAAGATCAGTAAAGGGTCCGAGATCGTCGTTAATCACCTTAAGGGAGCCGACCTCGAGCAGTTCTCCGCCGGGTGGGACATCTACCACGAGGATGGATCCTGCATGACCTGCCACCAAAAGACGGGCAAGGGTCTCAATGCATCGGGCTTTCCGCCCATTGCCGGTTCCAGCTGGGTGGAGGGGGACCCTAAGGTGCTCGCCAAGATCTTACTCAAAGGCCTCATCGGCCCCATCGTAGTGAACGGTCGGGAGTTCCCCGGCCAAGTGCCCATGACGCCCTACGAAGACATGCTCAACGACGAGCAGATGGCGAACGTGATGACGTACGTCCGCAACGCTTTCGGCAACCGGTCTTCGGTTATTTCCCCCGAGTTTGTAGCGAAAGTGCGCGCGGAGGTGGAGGCATCCGGGCATAAGGGGTATTATAAGGCGGAGGACTTGCGGCCGGTGAATTCAAAGAAGTAG
- a CDS encoding ThuA domain-containing protein gives MRLLSFFALLCLLFACNDSPAPAAAPAEADERPYIVFVTGDEEYRSEESMPMLAKLAERELGARTRVLFAVDSAGVVDPNRNDHIEGLEALDSADMMVCFLRWRKLPAGQAQHILDFAESGKPMVGFRTSTHTFKYDDDDTERLPLNNDWPTAVWGQQWIVHHGHFDDGHDPLTSVSLVENPQNAEILNGVEPFDAYSWLYHVNGGEWMINPKTKWLLTGKSLRSKQEAAGKLEEYPLENPVAWTNDYNGARVFFTTLGHPYDWKNDNMRRLALNGMAWAMEREIPAEGFDAKLVGTYDPNNSGFGDKYKQGMKPADFLK, from the coding sequence ATGCGTTTGCTGTCGTTCTTTGCGTTGCTCTGCCTACTTTTTGCTTGCAACGATTCTCCGGCACCCGCGGCAGCGCCCGCTGAAGCAGACGAGCGTCCCTATATCGTATTCGTGACGGGAGACGAGGAATACCGCTCCGAAGAATCCATGCCGATGTTGGCCAAGCTTGCCGAGCGCGAATTAGGGGCGCGGACGCGGGTGCTATTTGCGGTGGATTCGGCCGGGGTGGTGGACCCGAACCGGAACGACCACATCGAAGGGCTGGAAGCACTGGACTCGGCCGACATGATGGTATGTTTTTTACGGTGGCGAAAATTGCCGGCGGGGCAAGCGCAACACATCCTGGATTTCGCCGAAAGCGGAAAACCGATGGTGGGTTTCCGGACGAGCACCCACACCTTCAAGTACGATGACGACGACACCGAGCGCCTCCCCCTCAACAATGACTGGCCGACGGCGGTATGGGGCCAGCAATGGATCGTCCACCACGGGCATTTTGACGATGGCCACGACCCGCTGACGTCCGTTAGCCTGGTGGAAAACCCCCAAAACGCGGAGATCCTGAACGGCGTGGAACCCTTTGACGCCTACAGTTGGCTCTACCACGTAAATGGCGGCGAATGGATGATCAACCCCAAAACCAAGTGGCTCCTGACGGGCAAAAGCCTGCGCTCCAAACAAGAAGCCGCCGGTAAACTGGAGGAGTACCCCCTCGAGAACCCGGTAGCCTGGACGAATGATTACAACGGCGCCCGGGTTTTCTTCACCACCCTGGGCCACCCCTACGATTGGAAGAACGACAACATGCGCCGGCTAGCCCTGAACGGAATGGCCTGGGCGATGGAGCGGGAGATCCCGGCGGAGGGATTTGATGCGAAGTTGGTTGGGACTTACGACCCGAATAATTCTGGATTCGGGGATAAGTATAAGCAGGGGATGAAGCCGGCGGACTTTTTGAAGTGA
- a CDS encoding c-type cytochrome, translating into MRKIFIFTSLLLFVACNAYRPIAEVANVGSDVWKTRVLPASPQDISGDPEAGFDYLIHGDYIGSGVPIDIMRSAAKRMTKEDPYARNKLNEGIPYNMTGFVAPNGTEVANGNCFTCHAGHIGEELVIGMGESWSDYEKSMVLGGVGMRTGMALKYKKDDPEYKAWEDFGNYFKVMAPRISVTQPGANPAFRLAEACMMHRDPEDLTFTEEPQFEMWDYNIGTDTPPLWHVKKKNTLYYTGIGRGSMPKLLLQASVLGVPDSAQSRKSVEAFKDVYAWLLTLEAPKYPKAIDQSLAAAGKPLFTEHCSGCHGTYGATDAEDTYPNKVVHLDVIKTDRLYSDYIQQSGIVDWYNKSWFATSEPKSAFVPNVGYVAPPLDGVWASAPYFHNGSVPTLYEVLHSDSRPARWTRSGDPKDVDWKKMGWAYDPEPKNKKWTFDTSEPGYSNVGHYFGDKLSEEERWAVVEYLKTL; encoded by the coding sequence GTGCGTAAAATATTCATCTTCACCAGCCTGCTACTCTTCGTAGCCTGTAACGCCTACCGGCCCATCGCCGAGGTAGCTAACGTCGGCAGCGACGTTTGGAAAACTAGGGTGTTGCCCGCTAGCCCGCAGGACATTAGTGGTGACCCGGAAGCTGGCTTCGATTACCTGATCCACGGCGACTACATCGGTAGTGGGGTACCCATCGACATCATGCGCTCCGCAGCCAAACGGATGACGAAAGAGGACCCTTACGCCCGCAACAAACTCAACGAAGGTATCCCCTACAACATGACCGGTTTCGTAGCACCTAACGGCACCGAAGTGGCAAATGGCAATTGCTTTACCTGTCACGCCGGCCACATCGGGGAAGAACTCGTAATTGGGATGGGGGAGAGCTGGTCGGATTACGAAAAGAGCATGGTCCTCGGCGGCGTGGGAATGCGGACGGGGATGGCCCTTAAGTACAAAAAGGACGACCCGGAGTACAAGGCCTGGGAAGACTTCGGTAATTACTTCAAGGTGATGGCGCCCCGCATCAGCGTTACCCAACCCGGGGCTAACCCGGCCTTCCGCCTCGCCGAGGCCTGCATGATGCACCGCGATCCGGAAGACCTGACCTTCACCGAGGAACCCCAATTTGAGATGTGGGATTACAACATCGGCACCGATACGCCACCCCTTTGGCACGTCAAAAAGAAGAATACCCTTTATTACACAGGGATTGGCCGGGGAAGTATGCCCAAACTCCTCCTCCAGGCGAGCGTCCTAGGGGTGCCGGACAGTGCGCAGTCCCGCAAGTCCGTGGAGGCCTTTAAGGATGTGTACGCCTGGCTCCTCACCCTGGAAGCGCCCAAGTATCCCAAAGCCATTGATCAATCCCTCGCCGCCGCCGGGAAGCCGCTGTTCACGGAGCATTGCTCTGGCTGCCACGGCACTTACGGCGCTACTGATGCGGAGGATACCTACCCCAATAAAGTCGTCCACCTCGACGTCATCAAAACGGATCGGTTGTATTCGGACTATATCCAGCAGTCCGGTATCGTCGATTGGTACAATAAGAGTTGGTTTGCCACCTCGGAACCGAAGTCCGCCTTCGTTCCCAACGTAGGTTACGTGGCCCCGCCCCTGGACGGCGTTTGGGCCAGTGCGCCGTACTTCCACAATGGCTCGGTCCCCACCCTCTATGAAGTCCTACACTCAGACTCCCGCCCCGCCCGTTGGACGCGCTCCGGCGACCCCAAAGACGTAGACTGGAAAAAAATGGGCTGGGCCTACGACCCCGAACCCAAGAACAAAAAGTGGACCTTCGACACCTCGGAACCCGGCTACAGCAACGTTGGCCACTACTTCGGCGATAAACTCAGCGAGGAGGAACGTTGGGCGGTGGTGGAATACCTGAAGACGCTTTAG